One segment of Pandoraea pnomenusa DNA contains the following:
- a CDS encoding YdcH family protein yields the protein MQHDLHSIGRRIIELQIEHRDLDYLIDKLLTEPAYDELQVTRLKKRRLKIKDTITLLQVQQMPDQPA from the coding sequence ATGCAGCACGATCTTCACTCCATTGGACGCCGCATCATCGAGTTGCAGATCGAACACCGCGATCTGGACTACCTGATCGACAAATTGCTGACGGAGCCCGCGTACGATGAACTTCAGGTCACCCGGCTCAAGAAGCGGCGCCTGAAGATCAAGGACACGATCACGCTGCTGCAAGTGCAGCAGATGCCGGACCAACCCGCGTAA
- a CDS encoding sigma 54-interacting transcriptional regulator yields the protein MKSKPVREDLDVYVWEGKSDIADRVAHCLASFDMEVIRADGIDLSRERTRARPSIAVVSVSVIEGASTNAQEWQLGHGMPVIWVATSPRENDPRVYPPEYSNILTLDFTGAELRTLIFKLSGAIADADRAPTPADPLVARSSAMLGLLAEVDAFADCDSNVLIHGETGVGKERIARLLHDKHSHYGQGPFVAVNCGAIPDGLFESHFFGHAKGAFTGALYSHKGYFEQANDGTLFLDEIGDLPLYQQVKLLRVLEDSAVTRLGSAQPVKLDFRLVAATNKNLKSMVRDELFRADLFYRLAVIELHIPSLEERGAIDKLAVFTAYLDKVVGKLAGDGDGDVAAQVPGWLRELVEGGVFPGNVREMRNIAERVGIIYRQLGGWDERRIRPIFDALAISPATRGDDTARAGASADRARWDATERARIVAALDANGWRRQDTANALGISRKVLWEKMRKYQILGNDSELASEYEG from the coding sequence ATGAAAAGCAAGCCAGTACGTGAAGACCTCGACGTGTACGTGTGGGAAGGCAAGTCGGACATTGCCGACCGGGTGGCGCATTGCCTCGCGAGCTTCGACATGGAAGTCATTCGCGCCGACGGCATCGACCTGTCGCGCGAGCGCACCAGGGCGCGTCCGTCGATCGCCGTGGTCAGCGTGTCGGTCATTGAGGGGGCGTCGACCAACGCACAGGAGTGGCAGCTCGGTCACGGCATGCCCGTGATCTGGGTGGCCACGTCGCCGCGCGAGAACGATCCGCGCGTATATCCGCCCGAGTACAGCAATATCCTCACGCTCGACTTCACGGGCGCGGAGCTGCGCACGCTCATCTTCAAGCTCTCGGGCGCCATTGCCGACGCCGACCGCGCGCCCACGCCGGCCGATCCGCTCGTCGCGCGATCGAGCGCCATGCTCGGACTGCTCGCCGAGGTCGATGCGTTCGCCGATTGCGATTCCAACGTCCTTATTCACGGCGAAACCGGGGTAGGCAAGGAGCGCATTGCGCGCCTGCTGCACGACAAGCACAGTCACTACGGGCAGGGGCCGTTCGTGGCGGTGAACTGCGGCGCGATCCCGGACGGGCTCTTCGAGTCGCACTTCTTCGGCCACGCCAAGGGCGCGTTCACCGGAGCGCTCTATTCGCACAAGGGCTATTTCGAGCAGGCCAACGACGGCACGCTCTTTCTCGACGAAATCGGCGATCTGCCGCTGTATCAACAGGTCAAACTGCTGCGCGTGCTCGAAGACAGCGCGGTCACGCGCCTGGGCTCCGCACAGCCGGTCAAGCTCGATTTCCGGCTGGTGGCGGCGACCAACAAGAATCTCAAGTCGATGGTGCGCGACGAGCTGTTTCGCGCCGATCTGTTTTATCGGCTCGCGGTCATCGAACTGCATATCCCGAGCCTCGAAGAGCGCGGCGCCATCGACAAGCTGGCGGTCTTCACGGCGTACCTGGACAAGGTCGTCGGCAAGCTCGCCGGCGATGGCGATGGCGACGTCGCGGCGCAGGTGCCCGGGTGGCTTCGCGAACTGGTCGAAGGCGGTGTATTTCCCGGCAATGTGCGCGAAATGCGCAATATCGCCGAGCGCGTCGGCATCATCTACCGGCAACTCGGCGGCTGGGACGAGCGTCGCATCCGGCCGATCTTCGACGCGCTGGCGATCAGCCCGGCCACGCGCGGCGACGATACCGCGCGCGCCGGTGCTTCGGCCGATCGCGCTCGCTGGGACGCCACCGAACGGGCCCGTATCGTGGCGGCGCTCGATGCCAACGGCTGGCGCCGTCAGGACACCGCCAACGCGCTGGGCATTAGCCGCAAGGTGCTGTGGGAAAAAATGCGCAAATATCAGATCCTCGGCAACGACTCGGAGTTGGCCAGCGAGTACGAGGGGTAA
- a CDS encoding Tex family protein: MTQNVALQIVQRIADELSVQPRQVAAAVQLLDEGATVPFIARYRKEVTGNLDDTQLRTLEERLLYLRELEERRASILASIDEQGKLTDELRTAIEAADTKQTLEDLYLPYKPKRRTRAQIAREAGLDPLAQALLADPTLDPQAEAAKFVDAEKGVADVKAALDGARDILSEQFGETAELLGKLRDYLWNQGVVSSKVVEGKESEEGEKFRDYYDYAEPIAAVPSHRALALFRGRNLGILMVKLGLGEELDAQVPHPCEGVIAGHFGIRQQNRAADKWLADVCRWCWRVKVQPHLESELLTQMRESAESEAIRVFARNLKALLLAAPAGQKGVIGLDPGLRTGVKVAVVDATGKLLGTDTIYPHEPRRDWDGSLARLSKIAAATGAELVSIGNGTASRETDKLALELIKRHPELRLQKIVVSEAGASVYSASEFAAKEFPELDVSLRGAVSIARRLQDPLAELVKIEPKAIGVGQYQHDVNQRELARMLDAVVEDCVNAVGVDVNTASAPLLARVSGLNSTLAKNIVDFRDSNGPFPNREALKKVPRLGDKTFEQAAGFLRVNGGDNPLDRSSVHPEAYPVVERILARIKKSIGEVMGNGSVVRSVSANEFVDERFGLPTVKDILTELEKPGRDPRPEFKTATFQEGVEKLTDLKPGMQLEGVVTNVAAFGAFIDIGVHQDGLVHVSAMSTKFIKDPHEVVKAGDIVKVKVLEVDPRRQRISLTMRLNDDLPVAGAGDRPGNGGGARGGNGGSGHRSGGGARQREPETVSAMAAAFAKLKR, from the coding sequence ATGACGCAAAACGTAGCCCTTCAGATCGTTCAACGCATCGCCGACGAACTCAGCGTGCAGCCGCGTCAGGTCGCCGCCGCCGTGCAACTGCTGGACGAAGGCGCCACCGTGCCCTTCATTGCGCGCTACCGCAAGGAAGTGACCGGCAACCTCGACGACACGCAGCTGCGCACGCTCGAAGAGCGCCTGCTTTATCTGCGCGAGCTCGAGGAGCGCCGTGCGTCGATCCTCGCGAGCATCGACGAGCAAGGCAAGCTGACCGACGAACTGCGCACCGCCATCGAGGCGGCCGACACGAAGCAGACGCTCGAAGATCTCTATCTGCCCTACAAGCCGAAGCGCCGCACCCGGGCGCAGATCGCCCGCGAAGCCGGCCTCGACCCGCTCGCGCAGGCCCTGCTCGCCGACCCGACGCTCGATCCGCAAGCCGAGGCCGCCAAATTCGTCGACGCCGAAAAGGGTGTGGCGGACGTCAAGGCCGCCCTCGACGGCGCCCGCGACATCCTCTCGGAACAGTTCGGCGAGACGGCCGAGCTGCTCGGCAAACTGCGCGACTATCTGTGGAATCAGGGCGTCGTGTCCTCCAAGGTCGTCGAAGGCAAGGAAAGCGAGGAAGGCGAGAAATTCCGCGATTACTACGACTACGCCGAGCCGATCGCCGCGGTGCCGTCGCACCGTGCGCTCGCGCTGTTCCGTGGACGAAATCTCGGCATCCTGATGGTCAAGCTGGGCCTGGGCGAAGAACTCGATGCGCAGGTCCCGCACCCGTGCGAGGGCGTGATCGCCGGCCACTTCGGCATTCGCCAACAGAACCGCGCCGCCGACAAGTGGCTTGCCGACGTGTGCCGCTGGTGCTGGCGCGTGAAGGTGCAGCCGCACCTCGAATCGGAACTGCTCACGCAAATGCGCGAGAGCGCCGAGAGCGAGGCCATTCGCGTGTTCGCGCGCAACCTCAAGGCGCTGCTGCTCGCCGCGCCGGCCGGCCAGAAGGGCGTGATTGGCCTTGACCCGGGCCTGCGCACCGGTGTGAAGGTCGCCGTGGTCGACGCAACCGGCAAGCTGCTCGGCACCGACACCATCTACCCGCATGAGCCGCGCCGCGATTGGGACGGCTCGCTTGCCCGCCTGTCCAAGATCGCCGCCGCCACCGGCGCCGAACTCGTCAGCATCGGCAACGGCACGGCGTCGCGCGAGACCGACAAGCTGGCGCTGGAACTGATCAAGCGCCACCCCGAGCTCAGGCTGCAGAAGATCGTGGTCTCGGAAGCCGGTGCTTCGGTCTATTCCGCATCCGAATTCGCCGCCAAGGAATTCCCGGAACTCGACGTGTCGCTGCGTGGTGCCGTGTCGATCGCCCGTCGCCTGCAAGACCCGCTGGCCGAGCTCGTGAAGATCGAGCCGAAGGCCATCGGCGTTGGCCAGTACCAGCACGACGTGAACCAGCGTGAGCTGGCCCGTATGCTCGATGCCGTGGTGGAGGACTGTGTGAACGCCGTGGGCGTGGACGTGAACACGGCATCGGCACCGTTGCTCGCGCGCGTGTCGGGCCTGAACAGCACGCTCGCCAAGAATATCGTCGACTTCCGCGACAGCAACGGCCCCTTCCCGAACCGGGAGGCGCTCAAGAAGGTGCCGCGCCTGGGCGACAAGACGTTCGAGCAGGCCGCGGGCTTCCTGCGCGTGAACGGCGGCGACAATCCGCTCGATCGCTCGTCGGTGCACCCGGAGGCGTACCCGGTCGTCGAACGTATCCTCGCCAGGATCAAGAAGTCCATCGGCGAAGTGATGGGCAATGGCTCGGTGGTGCGCAGCGTCTCGGCCAACGAATTCGTTGATGAACGCTTCGGCCTGCCGACCGTCAAGGACATCCTGACCGAACTCGAGAAACCGGGTCGCGACCCGCGCCCCGAATTCAAGACGGCCACGTTCCAGGAAGGCGTCGAGAAACTGACCGACCTGAAGCCCGGCATGCAGCTCGAGGGCGTGGTCACGAACGTGGCGGCCTTCGGCGCGTTCATCGACATCGGCGTGCATCAGGATGGTCTGGTGCACGTGTCGGCCATGTCGACGAAGTTCATCAAGGACCCGCACGAGGTCGTCAAGGCCGGCGACATCGTGAAAGTGAAGGTGCTCGAAGTCGACCCGCGCCGTCAGCGCATCTCGCTCACCATGCGGCTCAACGACGACCTCCCGGTGGCCGGCGCGGGCGATCGCCCGGGCAACGGCGGCGGTGCACGCGGCGGCAATGGTGGCAGCGGCCATCGCAGCGGTGGTGGCGCGCGTCAGCGCGAACCGGAAACGGTCAGCGCCATGGCAGCCGCTTTCGCCAAGCTCAAGCGCTGA
- a CDS encoding DUF2968 domain-containing protein — protein MKISDCRGRFWLGVGVACLAAWGTSAGAAEPVKDVTGATPSQLAAPAAPAAPAARSQTTAPAAASGTIQELRDRIQNKEVTELRTTYNGRYGASLLFYPQTMGYYVALFHEGQFWRAVKLNNEKKAESLYADFVRQTQVLADVEIRRIKLEAQRAMMERQLAESEARLNAVQSDLAIQRQQEQALAQNQQAVREQASALETERNAARIRLTDLQGQIRSLEAEQNSADSDLVRSVKGAGTRKPARRR, from the coding sequence ATGAAAATCAGTGATTGCCGGGGGCGGTTTTGGTTAGGCGTGGGGGTGGCATGCCTGGCTGCGTGGGGAACGTCGGCAGGCGCCGCCGAACCGGTCAAGGATGTCACCGGCGCAACGCCTTCGCAACTGGCAGCGCCCGCCGCGCCTGCTGCGCCTGCTGCGCGTTCGCAGACCACGGCGCCGGCCGCCGCATCGGGGACCATCCAGGAACTGCGCGATCGCATCCAGAACAAGGAAGTCACCGAACTTCGCACCACATACAACGGCCGCTACGGGGCGAGCCTGTTGTTCTATCCGCAGACGATGGGTTACTACGTCGCCCTGTTTCACGAAGGCCAGTTCTGGCGTGCCGTCAAGCTGAACAACGAGAAGAAGGCCGAATCGCTGTACGCCGACTTCGTGCGCCAGACGCAAGTGCTCGCCGACGTGGAAATCCGCCGGATCAAGCTCGAAGCGCAGCGGGCCATGATGGAGCGCCAGTTGGCCGAGAGCGAAGCGCGCCTGAACGCCGTGCAGAGCGATCTGGCAATTCAGCGCCAGCAGGAACAGGCGCTGGCCCAGAATCAACAGGCCGTGCGTGAGCAGGCCTCGGCGCTGGAAACGGAACGCAACGCGGCGCGTATTCGCCTGACGGACCTCCAGGGCCAGATCCGCTCGCTCGAAGCCGAGCAGAACAGCGCAGATTCCGACCTCGTGCGCTCGGTCAAGGGGGCCGGCACGCGCAAGCCGGCACGTCGTCGCTGA
- a CDS encoding potassium transporter Kup encodes MTQNIRHGHRPQAMPALMVAAIGVVFGDIGTSPLYALKECFDPQHGIPFNQQAVFGIISLLFWALVIVVSLKYVLFVMRADNRGEGGVLALMALSLRSVRAGSKWAAVLMMLGMFGACMFYGDAVITPAISVMSAVEGLEIAAPSLSRFVLPITIVILIVLFSMQKSGTAKVGRLFGPVMVTWFVILGVLGVYNIVAAPEIVKAINPYYGIHFIHTHALQAYIVLGSVFLVLTGAEALYADMGHFGIRPIRFAWSFLVFPALALNYFGQGALLLTNPKAIENPFFLMAPDWALMPLVIVATAATVIASQAVISGAFSLTSQAIQLGYVPRMKILHTSDREIGQIYMPVINWALLLVIVWIVLAFKSSSNLAAAYGIAVTTTMVITTVLACVVMVKVWNWNKFLVALVITGFLVVDFAFFGANLIKVEEGGWLPLALGAFLFFMLMTWHKGRQLLRERTAADGIPLGPFLQGLLAHPPHRVAGTAIYLTGGNSLVPVSLLHNLKHNRILHERTIFLTFRTVDVPYVEDSTRIEVKDHTGGLFSVVATFGFNETPDVKEVLHLLEEKTDMHFELMDTSFFLARETVVPTKLPGMSIWRERLFAWMHQNAAKPTDFFSIPANRVVELGTKIEI; translated from the coding sequence ATGACGCAAAACATACGACACGGGCACCGCCCTCAGGCCATGCCCGCGCTCATGGTGGCGGCCATTGGCGTGGTCTTTGGCGATATCGGCACCAGCCCGCTCTATGCGCTCAAGGAATGTTTCGATCCGCAACACGGCATTCCGTTTAATCAACAAGCCGTGTTCGGCATCATCTCGCTGCTGTTCTGGGCACTGGTGATCGTCGTCTCCTTGAAGTACGTGTTGTTCGTGATGCGCGCGGACAACCGCGGCGAAGGCGGCGTGCTTGCGCTCATGGCGCTCAGCCTGCGCAGTGTGCGGGCGGGCAGCAAATGGGCCGCGGTGCTCATGATGCTCGGTATGTTCGGCGCTTGCATGTTCTACGGCGACGCGGTGATTACACCTGCGATTTCCGTGATGTCGGCCGTCGAAGGCCTGGAGATCGCCGCGCCGTCGCTTTCGCGCTTTGTGCTTCCCATCACGATCGTCATCCTGATCGTCCTGTTTTCGATGCAGAAGTCCGGCACGGCCAAGGTCGGCCGCCTGTTCGGGCCGGTGATGGTGACGTGGTTCGTGATTCTCGGCGTGCTCGGGGTCTACAACATCGTGGCCGCGCCCGAGATCGTCAAGGCGATCAATCCGTACTACGGCATTCATTTCATCCACACGCACGCGCTGCAGGCGTATATCGTGCTCGGCTCCGTGTTCCTGGTGCTCACGGGCGCGGAAGCCCTGTACGCCGACATGGGGCACTTCGGGATTCGTCCGATTCGCTTCGCCTGGTCGTTCCTCGTGTTTCCCGCGCTGGCATTGAACTATTTCGGTCAGGGTGCGCTGTTGCTGACGAACCCGAAGGCCATCGAGAATCCGTTCTTTCTGATGGCCCCGGACTGGGCGCTCATGCCGCTGGTGATCGTCGCGACCGCAGCGACCGTGATTGCATCGCAGGCGGTGATCTCGGGCGCGTTCTCGCTCACGAGCCAGGCCATTCAACTCGGCTACGTGCCCCGCATGAAGATCCTGCACACGTCCGATCGTGAGATCGGGCAGATCTATATGCCGGTGATCAATTGGGCGCTGCTGCTGGTCATCGTCTGGATCGTGTTGGCATTCAAGTCGTCCAGCAACCTGGCGGCGGCGTACGGTATCGCCGTGACCACGACCATGGTGATCACTACCGTGCTGGCCTGCGTCGTCATGGTGAAGGTCTGGAACTGGAACAAGTTTCTCGTCGCGCTGGTCATCACCGGCTTCCTGGTCGTCGACTTCGCGTTCTTCGGCGCCAACCTGATCAAGGTGGAAGAGGGCGGATGGTTGCCGCTGGCACTGGGCGCATTCCTGTTCTTCATGCTCATGACGTGGCACAAGGGACGTCAGTTGCTGCGCGAGCGCACCGCCGCCGACGGTATCCCGCTCGGCCCGTTCCTGCAGGGTCTGCTGGCGCACCCGCCGCACCGCGTGGCAGGCACGGCGATCTACCTGACCGGCGGCAATTCGCTCGTGCCGGTGAGCCTGCTCCATAACCTCAAGCACAACCGCATCCTTCACGAACGCACGATCTTCCTGACGTTCCGAACCGTCGACGTGCCGTACGTGGAAGATTCGACCCGTATCGAGGTCAAGGACCACACCGGCGGGCTGTTCAGCGTGGTAGCCACCTTCGGCTTCAACGAGACACCCGACGTGAAAGAGGTGCTGCATCTGCTCGAAGAGAAGACGGACATGCACTTCGAGTTGATGGATACGTCGTTCTTCCTCGCACGCGAGACCGTGGTCCCGACGAAGCTGCCGGGAATGTCGATCTGGCGCGAGCGCCTGTTCGCCTGGATGCATCAGAATGCGGCCAAGCCGACCGACTTCTTCAGCATTCCCGCGAACCGCGTGGTGGAGCTGGGCACGAAGATCGAGATCTGA